The Halomicronema hongdechloris C2206 genome includes a window with the following:
- a CDS encoding ATP-binding cassette domain-containing protein, with product MPPIHQLLWQLIRYAQRLYWVDTLLWLFILGLPAVPGILIRGFFDSLTDHAHLGWSPWGWIGLLLATGLARVVAIFTGRITKTQHRFLISGLVRHNLLVELLKRPGAELATGGANGRNTSPGEILSYFRDDAFQIEDTVVGTNEIFAAGVFAVGSVALLLSVNPTMTLLVFLPLCAIATLAQRAEHRLKRYRRASRQATQQVTGLIGEMFTAVQAVKVAGAEPRMLEELQDRCDRRRRLMVRDQVFSAILDSGFESIVSLGTGLILLLASQSLGTQGTLTVGDFALFVYYLSFVTYFLAFFGGFLATTKQSEVSFERMAGLIGAGEEARGRGGESNPNEIVESQPPSDPPTQRPTFPLTQPHPLYLKPILGFQPPLPSPLPATASESLQALRVEGLTYYYPGSANGITDISFTLQRGSLVVITGRIGSGKTTLLRVLLGLLPKQSGSIFWNGQPVDDPANVLVPPRAAYTPQIPQLFSTSLRENLLLGLDAANASADLESAIATAVFDQDVATMPDGLDTLIGTRGVRLSGGQKQRAAAARMLLRQPELLVFDDLSSALDVETEQRLWARLLGSSSRGGEWGSGGVMEGGSHRATPLPHHPVTPALQPTLLIVSHRRAVLNQADWVMLLEAGNVTFSGKPVEFWHQCPGFWQDLDSHR from the coding sequence ATGCCCCCTATCCACCAGCTCCTCTGGCAGCTCATCCGCTATGCCCAGCGTCTCTACTGGGTCGATACTCTGTTGTGGTTATTTATCTTGGGCCTGCCAGCGGTACCGGGCATCTTGATTCGTGGGTTTTTCGATAGTCTGACCGATCACGCTCATCTGGGCTGGTCTCCCTGGGGGTGGATCGGGCTGCTGCTGGCCACTGGATTAGCGCGGGTGGTGGCGATTTTTACTGGCCGTATCACTAAGACCCAGCACCGGTTTTTGATCAGTGGGCTGGTGCGGCACAATCTTTTGGTTGAACTGCTGAAACGACCTGGAGCCGAGTTGGCCACTGGTGGGGCTAATGGTCGAAATACGTCCCCTGGGGAAATTCTCAGCTATTTTCGCGATGATGCTTTTCAGATAGAAGATACCGTCGTCGGCACCAACGAGATTTTTGCGGCCGGGGTGTTTGCAGTGGGGTCGGTGGCGCTGCTGCTGAGCGTGAATCCCACCATGACACTGCTGGTGTTTTTGCCTCTATGTGCGATCGCAACCCTGGCGCAGCGAGCCGAACACCGACTCAAACGCTATCGCCGCGCCAGCCGCCAGGCCACCCAGCAGGTCACCGGGCTGATCGGTGAAATGTTCACCGCGGTGCAGGCGGTGAAAGTAGCGGGTGCTGAGCCCCGCATGCTAGAGGAGTTGCAGGACAGATGCGATCGCAGACGCCGTCTGATGGTGCGCGACCAAGTCTTCAGTGCCATCCTTGACTCCGGCTTTGAAAGCATCGTCAGCCTCGGCACGGGCCTAATTTTATTGCTGGCCTCCCAAAGCCTTGGCACCCAAGGGACTCTAACCGTCGGCGACTTTGCCCTGTTCGTCTACTACCTCTCCTTCGTTACCTACTTTTTGGCATTCTTCGGCGGTTTCCTAGCCACCACCAAGCAAAGTGAGGTGTCCTTTGAGCGGATGGCAGGGCTGATAGGCGCAGGCGAGGAGGCAAGGGGGCGAGGGGGCGAGTCTAATCCCAACGAAATAGTCGAATCTCAACCTCCCAGCGACCCACCGACCCAGCGACCCACCTTCCCTCTCACCCAGCCCCACCCCCTTTACCTCAAACCTATCCTGGGTTTCCAGCCCCCGTTGCCGTCCCCCTTACCGGCAACAGCCTCAGAGTCACTACAAGCACTGCGGGTCGAGGGACTGACCTACTACTATCCCGGGAGCGCTAACGGTATTACCGACATTAGCTTTACGCTGCAGCGAGGCAGCTTGGTGGTGATTACGGGTCGGATTGGATCGGGCAAGACGACCCTGCTGCGAGTGTTGCTGGGGTTATTGCCAAAACAGTCGGGCTCAATCTTCTGGAACGGTCAGCCGGTTGACGATCCGGCGAATGTCCTGGTGCCGCCTCGGGCTGCCTATACCCCGCAAATTCCCCAACTGTTCAGCACCTCCTTGCGCGAGAACTTGCTGTTAGGGCTAGACGCTGCTAACGCTTCGGCCGACCTGGAAAGTGCCATTGCCACTGCGGTGTTCGACCAAGATGTGGCCACTATGCCCGATGGCCTCGACACGTTGATAGGCACCCGCGGTGTTCGGCTGTCGGGGGGACAAAAACAACGGGCTGCTGCCGCCCGCATGTTGCTGCGCCAACCCGAGTTGCTGGTGTTTGACGACCTCTCTAGTGCCCTGGATGTGGAGACGGAGCAACGCCTGTGGGCACGGTTGTTGGGGAGTAGTAGCAGAGGGGGGGAGTGGGGGAGTGGGGGCGTGATGGAGGGAGGGAGTCATAGGGCTACCCCGTTACCCCATCACCCCGTTACCCCAGCCCTCCAGCCCACTCTCCTCATCGTCTCCCACCGTCGTGCTGTCTTAAACCAAGCTGATTGGGTGATGTTGTTGGAGGCTGGAAACGTGACGTTCTCTGGAAAGCCGGTTGAATTCTGGCATCAATGCCCCGGCTTCTGGCAAGACCTAGATTCCCATCGTTGA
- a CDS encoding Uma2 family endonuclease, which translates to MMSLTLDLQSADIELSDEQFYRLCQANRDLRLERTAAGQLIVMPPTGWETGNRTSRLVQRLGNWADVDGTGIGFDSIYRLSITKQGVRSPDAAWVKRDRLEALNPDPDKFLPLYPDFVIELQSASDQLTDGQAKMQEYLENGLQLGWLINPQDQQVEIYRGKCAVEVLRSPTEVSGEQVLSGFVLSLNGILSS; encoded by the coding sequence ATGATGTCTCTGACTCTGGACCTTCAATCGGCGGACATTGAATTGAGTGATGAGCAGTTTTATCGGCTCTGTCAGGCGAACCGCGATTTACGGCTAGAGCGCACTGCGGCAGGACAGTTGATCGTTATGCCGCCCACAGGATGGGAAACCGGGAATCGGACCTCAAGATTGGTTCAGCGGCTAGGTAACTGGGCTGATGTGGATGGAACAGGGATCGGGTTTGACTCTATCTACAGGCTTTCGATTACCAAACAGGGCGTCCGATCGCCCGATGCCGCTTGGGTGAAACGAGACCGGCTGGAGGCCCTGAATCCTGACCCAGACAAGTTTTTGCCGCTCTACCCTGACTTTGTGATTGAGCTGCAGTCCGCCAGCGACCAGCTTACGGATGGGCAGGCCAAGATGCAGGAATATCTGGAGAATGGTCTCCAGCTAGGCTGGCTGATTAATCCCCAGGACCAACAGGTAGAAATTTATCGGGGCAAGTGCGCAGTGGAGGTGTTGCGATCGCCGACCGAGGTTTCTGGCGAACAGGTCTTGTCTGGTTTTGTCCTATCGCTGAACGGCATTTTAAGTTCCTGA
- a CDS encoding MFS transporter encodes MSLFARGGRPIVTPPTSLRTFLIIWIGQTASILGSRIATFALTIWVWEATGQATPLSLLIFFTATPPIIASLFSGIIIDRFPRKQLMLLGDIVAAASTVVILLLLLIDTPAIWHLYLAGAVSGLFGYLQWMTLSASMATIVPPQHYTRASALESAKGYGSNILAPALGGALYYVIGLTGILVLDLITFLLAMSTLSLVTVPQPQGSQSANKIDTPNQQRIWPQLTFGFRYILKYPSLLAILVFLLSANLVGNIGGAIFPAMILARSGDNTAVLATVEAASGIGGLSGAIFLSVWGGFRRRIHGLLLGSILSRLGGIVIGLGHLP; translated from the coding sequence ATTTCGCTATTTGCTAGAGGAGGAAGACCCATCGTAACTCCGCCCACCAGCCTGCGAACTTTCCTAATCATTTGGATTGGGCAAACTGCCTCTATTTTGGGGTCGAGGATAGCCACCTTTGCCCTCACCATTTGGGTATGGGAAGCCACCGGACAAGCCACGCCCTTATCTTTACTAATATTTTTTACGGCGACGCCGCCCATTATTGCCAGTCTGTTTTCCGGCATTATTATTGACCGATTCCCTCGCAAACAATTGATGCTGTTGGGAGACATCGTGGCGGCAGCCTCTACAGTCGTCATTCTGTTGTTGCTGCTGATCGATACCCCCGCCATCTGGCATCTTTATCTGGCTGGGGCTGTTAGTGGTTTATTTGGGTATCTGCAATGGATGACCCTATCGGCTTCCATGGCGACCATTGTTCCCCCACAACACTACACGCGAGCCTCTGCCTTAGAATCAGCCAAGGGATACGGTTCCAATATTTTGGCCCCCGCCCTAGGAGGAGCCCTCTATTACGTGATTGGGCTGACAGGGATTTTAGTGCTCGATCTCATCACTTTTCTGCTGGCAATGAGTACCCTGTCACTGGTGACCGTTCCCCAACCTCAAGGGAGCCAGTCAGCCAACAAAATAGACACTCCGAACCAGCAGAGAATATGGCCCCAGTTGACTTTTGGGTTTCGCTATATTCTCAAGTATCCTAGTTTATTGGCCATCCTGGTATTTCTACTCAGTGCCAATTTAGTCGGCAATATCGGCGGTGCGATCTTCCCGGCCATGATTCTAGCGCGCAGTGGTGATAATACTGCGGTGCTGGCAACGGTTGAAGCGGCGAGTGGAATTGGCGGCCTCAGTGGGGCAATATTTCTGAGTGTTTGGGGTGGTTTTCGGCGTCGAATTCACGGCTTGTTGCTGGGGTCTATCTTGTCTAGACTCGGCGGAATTGTGATTGGCTTAGGACATCTGCCATAG
- a CDS encoding ABC transporter substrate-binding protein, with protein MPTLFPVFKQLRKLLTAAGIFGHRCRQMLNAKRYQRQFIGFALVVIGFVAACNGTSSNNSVRYTSANVQTDQLTRTVEHAMGTTQVPETPQRMITLGTFTTEALLAIDTPPIGAVARPEAYLKEQLQGTESIGYRRPDLEKVLALQPDLILGSTSLEEIYTQASQIAPTVLFEFDTSGDWKEIFASVGQAINRSERVEAVMDEYRDRLATFKERMGDRLNQLEVSMVRVYPGYFELYQEDIFAGTILLDAGLSRPPSQRGGQPVQRISKEQLHLADGDVIFLWTDGDNFESKQDAQTAIKQLQADPLWSQLEAVKQGNVYQVSGEHWIGSGPVAANLVVDDLFRYLLEEEDPS; from the coding sequence ATGCCAACGCTTTTTCCAGTGTTTAAGCAACTCAGAAAACTATTGACAGCGGCAGGAATTTTTGGGCATCGCTGTCGGCAGATGCTCAATGCAAAGCGGTATCAAAGGCAATTCATTGGCTTCGCTTTAGTGGTCATAGGGTTCGTTGCTGCCTGCAATGGTACTTCCTCTAATAACTCGGTGCGATACACCTCGGCAAATGTGCAGACCGACCAACTAACCCGCACCGTTGAGCACGCTATGGGAACAACGCAAGTCCCAGAGACGCCTCAACGTATGATCACCTTGGGAACTTTCACAACCGAAGCGCTGTTAGCAATCGATACTCCTCCCATCGGCGCTGTGGCTCGCCCAGAGGCTTACCTGAAAGAGCAACTGCAAGGTACCGAGAGCATTGGTTATCGGCGTCCTGATTTAGAAAAAGTATTGGCACTGCAACCAGACCTGATTTTAGGCTCGACTTCTCTGGAAGAGATTTATACTCAAGCGTCACAAATCGCGCCCACTGTTTTGTTTGAGTTTGACACCAGTGGTGATTGGAAAGAGATATTTGCCTCAGTGGGACAAGCTATCAATCGCTCAGAAAGAGTAGAAGCCGTCATGGACGAATATCGCGATCGCCTAGCGACCTTTAAAGAAAGAATGGGCGATCGTCTGAACCAACTGGAAGTTTCAATGGTGCGGGTTTATCCTGGCTACTTTGAGCTTTATCAGGAAGATATCTTTGCCGGCACGATTCTGCTAGATGCTGGCTTATCTCGTCCTCCCAGCCAGCGCGGGGGGCAACCTGTTCAGCGAATCAGCAAAGAGCAACTGCACTTAGCTGACGGGGATGTCATCTTTCTGTGGACTGACGGTGACAATTTCGAATCCAAACAGGATGCCCAAACTGCGATCAAACAGCTTCAAGCCGATCCCCTATGGTCACAGTTAGAGGCTGTGAAACAGGGAAACGTTTATCAGGTCAGTGGTGAACACTGGATTGGGTCAGGACCAGTAGCAGCCAATCTCGTCGTTGATGATCTATTTCGCTATTTGCTAGAGGAGGAAGACCCATCGTAA
- a CDS encoding TonB-dependent siderophore receptor — MMRQLQRLFWLTGVFSVVLASAAQADSLEPSTVAETEVVPVEDLDRSEEPQPATTVAAWMSQIEAQERSPAPSADIAQALTQITDVQITETENGLQLMLAATGSIAEPETSVVGNALIAEIPNAALALAEGDEFQAANPVEGIALVSVTGLPDNRVRVSITGTDAPPETQVGTEAGNLVLSVVPGIARVGDADDAIQIVVTGEPDERYNAPTATTATRTDTPLRDIPQSIQVVPRAVIEDQQATDLQEIVRNVSGVVESDTFSGTFDSFNIRGFQQRTFLRNGFRDGEVTRLRETANVERVEVLKGPASILFGRLEPGGVINLVPERPTAEPFFALEPRVGSFGFIEPSIDASGPLNADRTVRYRLNALYERQEGFRDFNRDIERFFVSPVVTWDIGDRTNLTLEFSYTDDERPFDQGLVSIGEGIADIPFDRIVNELDDFNESTQLIASYELEHEFNDNLELRNRFQFLRGDRLNIENQPFSISDAGELQRFVFSNDAIETSYGLQTNLVGDFQTGTVGHEVLFGFDLNREVEDRQGRSTDDSFGVTTINIFDPVYDDGTPSRDELNFTAVDINNRTDSLGIYLQDLIAFTDNLKLLIGGRFDLVSQNNENRLSDTTETQDDTAFSPRIGLVYQPIEPLSLYASFSRSFVPNGGDGQGGILPPERGTQYEVGLRGELLEGRLSANLAAFNITKSNIAVGVPGPPAGLQRAIGEQRSRGIELDIAGEISDGWRIIASYAHTHTEITEDNGSDQEGNELQGVPRNAASLWTTYEFQQGDLQGLGLGAGVFFVGDREGNLDNNFELPSYARVDARISYQRDNWEAALNFKNLFDIDYVESPGFGRFSLDPGIPFTVIGTFSVEF; from the coding sequence ATGATGCGTCAACTGCAGAGATTATTTTGGCTCACGGGTGTGTTTTCGGTGGTGCTGGCGTCGGCCGCCCAGGCAGACTCTTTGGAACCATCCACCGTTGCTGAGACTGAGGTCGTTCCGGTAGAAGATCTTGATCGTAGCGAGGAACCCCAACCAGCCACCACGGTCGCGGCATGGATGAGCCAGATTGAGGCTCAGGAGCGATCGCCTGCACCCTCGGCTGACATAGCTCAAGCCCTGACTCAGATTACCGATGTTCAGATCACCGAAACAGAGAACGGCCTGCAGCTGATGCTAGCAGCCACCGGTTCCATCGCGGAGCCTGAAACCTCCGTGGTGGGGAATGCGCTGATTGCCGAGATTCCCAATGCAGCCCTGGCCCTGGCAGAGGGGGATGAGTTTCAGGCCGCCAACCCGGTTGAGGGCATTGCTTTGGTGAGCGTAACAGGGCTACCGGACAATCGGGTGCGGGTATCGATTACGGGAACCGATGCGCCGCCAGAGACTCAGGTAGGCACAGAAGCAGGAAATCTGGTGTTAAGTGTGGTGCCGGGAATTGCCCGAGTCGGCGATGCGGATGACGCCATCCAAATCGTGGTAACTGGGGAGCCGGATGAGCGGTACAACGCTCCAACGGCCACGACGGCCACCCGCACCGATACCCCCCTGCGCGACATTCCGCAGTCGATTCAGGTGGTGCCCCGTGCCGTAATTGAAGATCAACAAGCCACCGATTTGCAAGAAATTGTCCGTAACGTGAGTGGTGTCGTGGAGTCAGATACATTCAGTGGCACATTTGACAGCTTTAACATTCGTGGGTTTCAGCAAAGAACCTTCCTACGTAACGGATTTCGAGATGGCGAAGTAACAAGACTTAGAGAAACCGCCAACGTGGAGAGGGTAGAGGTGCTCAAAGGCCCTGCTTCCATCTTGTTTGGGCGTCTAGAACCGGGCGGTGTCATCAACTTAGTCCCCGAACGACCGACTGCAGAACCATTTTTTGCCTTGGAACCGCGTGTGGGCAGTTTTGGTTTCATCGAACCCTCGATTGATGCTTCTGGCCCATTGAATGCTGATAGAACAGTACGCTATCGGCTCAATGCCCTTTATGAAAGACAAGAAGGGTTTCGGGATTTTAATCGCGATATCGAACGATTCTTTGTTTCACCGGTTGTGACCTGGGATATTGGCGATCGCACCAATCTCACCCTGGAATTCTCCTATACCGATGATGAACGCCCCTTTGATCAAGGACTAGTTTCTATTGGTGAGGGCATTGCTGACATTCCCTTCGATCGCATTGTCAACGAGCTAGACGATTTTAATGAATCGACGCAGCTCATTGCCAGCTATGAACTAGAGCATGAATTTAACGACAACTTAGAACTGCGTAATCGCTTCCAATTTTTGCGGGGAGACCGATTAAATATTGAAAACCAGCCTTTCAGTATTAGCGATGCTGGAGAGTTACAGCGATTTGTGTTTTCTAACGACGCAATCGAGACAAGCTACGGTTTGCAGACTAATCTTGTTGGTGATTTTCAAACTGGGACCGTTGGACATGAGGTACTTTTTGGTTTTGATCTCAATCGCGAGGTTGAAGATCGACAGGGTCGAAGCACTGATGATAGTTTTGGCGTGACAACAATCAATATCTTTGATCCGGTTTATGACGATGGTACACCTAGCAGAGACGAGCTTAACTTTACAGCTGTTGATATCAATAACCGGACAGATTCCCTGGGCATTTATCTCCAAGACCTGATTGCCTTTACAGATAATCTCAAACTTCTCATCGGGGGTCGATTTGACCTGGTGAGTCAAAATAACGAAAATCGCTTGAGTGACACCACTGAAACTCAAGACGATACGGCTTTTAGCCCCCGGATTGGTCTGGTGTACCAACCGATTGAACCCCTATCCCTGTACGCCAGCTTTAGTCGCTCGTTTGTGCCTAATGGCGGCGATGGTCAGGGCGGCATTCTGCCCCCCGAGCGCGGCACCCAGTATGAAGTGGGGCTTAGGGGTGAGCTGTTGGAGGGGCGGCTTTCGGCTAACCTGGCTGCGTTCAACATTACTAAAAGCAATATTGCAGTGGGTGTCCCGGGCCCTCCTGCGGGGCTGCAACGGGCCATTGGGGAACAAAGAAGTCGAGGCATTGAGCTGGATATTGCTGGCGAAATCAGCGATGGCTGGCGAATCATCGCCTCTTACGCTCATACTCATACTGAGATTACCGAGGATAATGGCAGCGACCAGGAAGGCAATGAACTCCAGGGCGTTCCCAGAAATGCGGCCAGTCTTTGGACGACCTATGAATTTCAACAGGGTGACTTGCAGGGGCTAGGACTGGGTGCAGGTGTCTTTTTTGTCGGGGATCGGGAAGGAAACCTGGATAATAACTTTGAACTGCCTAGCTATGCCCGCGTTGACGCCAGGATTTCTTATCAAAGGGATAACTGGGAAGCCGCCCTGAACTTCAAAAACCTCTTCGATATTGACTATGTGGAGTCTCCTGGTTTTGGGCGCTTTTCGCTTGATCCGGGAATTCCTTTTACGGTGATTGGTACTTTTTCAGTGGAATTTTGA
- a CDS encoding DUF433 domain-containing protein has protein sequence MDWQERIVVNPDILVGKPVIRGTRLAVEFIIDLLAEGWSEPEVLRNYPGITREDIQACLRYASELLKAERVYPLSV, from the coding sequence ATGGATTGGCAAGAGCGCATTGTCGTCAACCCTGACATCCTAGTCGGTAAGCCCGTTATTCGCGGTACTCGACTAGCTGTCGAATTCATCATCGACTTACTAGCGGAGGGTTGGTCAGAGCCAGAAGTACTCCGAAACTACCCCGGCATAACTCGAGAAGATATTCAAGCCTGCCTTCGCTATGCCAGCGAACTTCTCAAAGCTGAGCGGGTTTATCCTTTGTCTGTATAA
- a CDS encoding DUF5615 family PIN-like protein → MRFLANENFPGDAVEALRKQGHDVRWIRTDAPGSSDSEVLSMAQAEDRILLTFDRDFGELAFRLGLPATTGIVLFRFRMTSAQQVASVVTQAISLRTDWIGHFSVVEIDRVRMRALPTDKQS, encoded by the coding sequence GTGAGGTTCCTGGCTAACGAAAATTTTCCAGGCGATGCCGTTGAAGCGCTTCGCAAGCAAGGGCACGATGTCCGATGGATTCGTACCGACGCTCCAGGCAGCTCCGATTCTGAAGTTTTATCAATGGCTCAAGCCGAAGATCGCATTCTTTTGACTTTTGATCGAGACTTTGGTGAGCTAGCGTTTCGTCTCGGACTTCCGGCAACGACTGGCATCGTACTCTTTCGCTTTAGGATGACCTCTGCTCAACAGGTTGCAAGCGTGGTGACACAGGCCATATCTCTACGCACCGACTGGATTGGCCATTTCAGCGTTGTTGAGATAGACCGGGTCCGCATGCGTGCCCTACCAACAGACAAACAGTCTTAG
- a CDS encoding helix-turn-helix transcriptional regulator, whose protein sequence is MTITLSQQDYWQLVRHIQETNAAASQPHQDINRNTDEYDITWKYPKQLGAGYYRKIRIRDGIVLAIADYRLHDDLIITSDEREHPLELNYVLMGAAPSESYPVKVGQHCFCGSGMAPEEAGYEVADLHKFTVNIHIEPALLGQWATDCSKELSQSLNYLIKPPDRLYHLQIYNTSSAMQQIVQHILQCPFQGLTQRIYLEGKVWELMALQLAQLPEMDGSTPSAKGLKPDDIERIHYAKELLVARLDDPPSLIDLARLIGINDCKLKVGFRQVFGTTVFGYLQDCRMERARQLLTAGEMTITEAAQAVGYVNRSHFALAFRKKFGINPSVYRKRQRHFWQIS, encoded by the coding sequence ATGACGATTACCCTCTCACAGCAAGACTATTGGCAGTTAGTGCGACACATCCAGGAAACGAATGCGGCTGCGAGCCAGCCCCATCAGGATATTAACCGCAACACCGACGAGTATGACATCACCTGGAAATATCCCAAGCAGCTGGGGGCAGGGTATTACCGAAAGATTCGAATTCGAGACGGAATCGTGCTGGCGATCGCAGACTATCGTCTTCATGATGATCTTATTATCACCAGCGATGAGCGAGAACATCCCCTGGAACTGAACTACGTGTTGATGGGCGCTGCGCCTTCCGAGTCATACCCAGTGAAGGTTGGGCAGCATTGCTTTTGTGGCAGCGGTATGGCTCCTGAGGAAGCAGGCTATGAGGTGGCGGATCTCCATAAGTTTACGGTCAACATCCATATCGAGCCAGCACTGTTGGGGCAATGGGCGACGGACTGTTCTAAGGAACTTTCCCAGTCTCTAAACTACCTAATAAAACCCCCCGATCGGCTCTATCATTTGCAGATATACAACACCAGCTCAGCCATGCAGCAGATCGTTCAACACATACTGCAGTGCCCATTTCAAGGATTGACCCAGCGCATATACCTAGAGGGTAAGGTGTGGGAACTGATGGCACTACAGCTGGCTCAACTACCCGAGATGGATGGCTCCACCCCGTCTGCTAAGGGGTTGAAACCCGACGATATTGAGCGCATTCACTACGCCAAAGAGCTACTGGTGGCCCGACTCGATGATCCGCCGTCGCTAATTGACCTGGCTCGTCTGATAGGCATTAATGACTGCAAACTCAAGGTTGGATTTCGCCAGGTGTTTGGCACCACCGTCTTTGGTTATCTACAGGATTGCCGTATGGAGAGGGCTCGTCAGCTATTGACAGCTGGTGAGATGACGATTACTGAGGCGGCCCAGGCTGTAGGATACGTCAACCGCAGCCACTTTGCCCTGGCCTTTCGCAAGAAATTCGGCATCAATCCCAGCGTCTACCGCAAACGTCAGCGGCATTTTTGGCAGATAAGTTAG
- a CDS encoding AMIN domain-containing protein, producing MMTQRVGVSSLKYSLTLGRVLGIAGLLCMTGGLVAPVAADTTDPDKAPTAADWLAQLESEPATITHLRLTPTDAGLTLTIEANGVLPAPTLETLGNAQIVTIPNTVLSLPAGEERFHSQPAEGIAAVAVSTDGNAVRLAIN from the coding sequence ATGATGACTCAGCGTGTGGGTGTGAGTTCCCTGAAATATTCCCTGACCCTGGGCCGTGTCCTGGGCATTGCTGGCCTCCTCTGTATGACTGGTGGCCTCGTGGCACCTGTGGCTGCCGACACAACCGACCCTGACAAGGCTCCGACTGCTGCCGACTGGCTAGCCCAACTAGAGAGCGAGCCGGCCACCATTACCCACCTGCGCCTGACTCCGACAGACGCAGGACTGACCCTGACCATCGAAGCCAATGGCGTATTGCCAGCTCCCACTCTGGAAACCCTAGGTAACGCCCAAATTGTCACCATTCCCAACACCGTATTATCACTACCGGCGGGGGAAGAGCGCTTCCACAGTCAGCCCGCTGAGGGGATCGCGGCAGTCGCGGTGAGTACAGACGGCAACGCGGTGCGTCTGGCCATCAATTGA
- a CDS encoding helix-turn-helix transcriptional regulator: MGVERGGLHGNHRTDLPHSVTLLIVSHRRAVLERCDRIIVLNHGRVQWALQQILNCPYEGWTRQLYLEGKVLELIALQTHQYCQAAPIVPSGVSLKPAQIEQIHAAADLLERYLDDSPSLLQLARWVGLNDCTLKRGFKQVFGTTVFGYLRQRRLEQARELLLEQEMSVTEAATAVGYTHVGHFAAAFKRAFGVSPRQLRQ; the protein is encoded by the coding sequence TTGGGCGTAGAGCGTGGTGGTTTGCATGGGAATCACCGTACTGATTTACCTCATTCTGTCACTCTCCTTATTGTCTCCCATCGCCGCGCCGTGCTGGAGAGGTGCGATCGCATCATTGTGCTCAACCATGGCAGAGTACAGTGGGCGTTGCAGCAAATTTTAAATTGTCCTTACGAAGGCTGGACACGACAGCTCTATCTAGAAGGTAAGGTGCTTGAGCTCATTGCCTTGCAAACCCATCAGTATTGTCAGGCAGCGCCGATAGTGCCCAGTGGTGTATCCCTGAAACCGGCTCAAATTGAGCAGATTCACGCTGCTGCCGATCTGCTCGAGCGATATTTGGACGATTCTCCGTCGCTGCTGCAACTGGCCCGCTGGGTAGGGCTGAATGACTGCACTCTGAAGCGGGGCTTTAAGCAGGTCTTTGGCACCACGGTCTTTGGCTATCTGCGGCAGCGGCGTCTGGAACAGGCGAGGGAATTGCTGTTGGAGCAGGAGATGAGTGTGACTGAGGCAGCAACGGCGGTGGGCTATACCCATGTGGGGCATTTTGCCGCAGCGTTTAAGCGAGCCTTTGGGGTGAGCCCGCGGCAATTACGGCAGTGA
- a CDS encoding DUF29 domain-containing protein: protein MQTTTLYAQDFHAWTQHQAELLRSGRLRELDIENLIEEIESLGKQQRQELCNRLGVLLGHLLKWRYQPEARSKSWAATIREQRREIHEILEDNPSLKPYLAEAVIRGYRKGLDLVNRETPLDPDQLPQSCPFTEAEIFEAPVDWQR from the coding sequence ATGCAAACCACCACGCTCTACGCCCAAGATTTTCACGCTTGGACTCAGCACCAGGCAGAGTTGCTGCGCTCTGGCCGTCTTAGGGAACTGGATATTGAAAATCTGATCGAGGAGATTGAATCGTTGGGCAAGCAACAACGGCAAGAGCTATGCAATCGCCTCGGTGTTTTGCTGGGGCATCTCCTCAAGTGGCGCTACCAACCAGAAGCCCGATCTAAAAGTTGGGCTGCAACCATCCGCGAGCAACGTCGAGAAATTCATGAAATCTTGGAGGATAATCCCAGCTTGAAGCCCTACCTGGCAGAAGCAGTCATCAGAGGTTACCGGAAAGGACTGGATTTAGTCAACCGGGAAACGCCTTTAGATCCAGATCAACTCCCTCAATCTTGCCCCTTCACTGAGGCAGAAATCTTTGAAGCGCCAGTGGACTGGCAGCGGTAA